TTTCTCAGTacatcaaattaaaataattaaatccaGCTTAGAACTCCACTAGCTAAACTTTGAAGAGAATGCAATCTaactaagatttttttttttttataatcaaacTAAGATAATCATTGGGTTAGGTTATTGCCTTGCCCACACCAATCCGCATAGTAAGTGGTCTTGCACGCTTATATGTACTGTCAAACAACGTTCCATCTGCAAACCTAGCCGTGTAATGGACCTGCCCAAACACCAAATTCTCAAACTCTGAACCAAAACGTTTTGCAAATGCTTACGTATGcaacacaaaataattattacaattttgattaatttgattaatcaatcaaaattaatttgattaatcaaaaaaaaattgattaatcaaaattttaccaaaaaaataaaaataaataattaatcaaattGTCGTAAAACATGGTAAGTGCTGAACCGTTAAAAGAGAGATAGATTTATTACATTGACGAGTACGCCACGTGGGGCTTTATCACCGAACCCAACTGCGATATCGCAGAATCCAAGCCCTGATTTTGCGTAGCTGTATTCGCAGAGAGGGTCTCCAACAGTGGCGTAGTACTCAATCCTCGTGGCGTCTGCGTCCAGAGGCGTTATAGAGAGAATCGTGGCAGCTAAAAGGCCTAAACCCACTCCGAAAACGTTCTTCTTCGCGCCGGTTAAGCTCCTCTGTTTCTGCTGGCCAtcggtggaagaagaagaagaacagagaCATGAGAATGACGatgacgacgaagaagaagaagaacagatGGTGGGTCTGAAGGAACTTGTGTAGTGAGATGATGTGAGTGTTAAAGTAGAAATCGCCATTGTTGGATCCGAGCTTTCTTCGTTCTCTTCTTCCTTATCTGTGGGAAGAGGAAGCGTTTGGTCTTTAATCTTCTGAGAATGCAACTGGCAAAAAAATACAAAGTGGATATGATTGTAGGACCCACCTGCCATGTAATAGTAATactatgaatatatttttgttattttgattaaCCCAAAATTTTAGCGAATTATTGGACATTGTCTATAGTTAAAACTATTGAGTGATTAGACCCATAAACCAATTAAATTACGTTATCATTTTCTATTGTTGGGTGTTTAGTCATATCCTTtgacataattatatttaagaccAAATGGACCATTAGAAGGAAGATACATTATCGAAAGCTGAAAATATTTGAAGCTAAAACAAAGTGTCAAAAAAATAGAACCTAATCCATTACCATTCACTAAcaactcccagctgcctcatcTGCATTCAGAGAATTAAGCCACCGAGATTTTCATCCAAGATGTAACATTGCTAAAGTCTATACCATATGTATTCctataaaaaatttcatattgtcaaactataataatatatactatacaaaaaataagtgtattttacattttcacTTAGTTTTACAAACTTGTAATTCAAAACCAACTTAAGctatatctcttatatataaTCCTAGATTTCATCTTATTTTGCGATAGGGATTCGTAACAGTTATATTAGATTGCCATCCCGTTTGATGTTAATGTAGTATTCATTTCCCTTTGAACCAACTCTTTAACATTAGGGGCCAATCGGCCCACAAAATATAGAGAACCTGAATCCAATCAGCTGGATAGTAACATGATGCCCATATCTCCAGTGGCTTATCAATGAAATATGACATCGAATATTGGCATGATCCGTTCATATGAAGATGTAGAAAATCTATTAGTGCGACAATAGCTGAGTATCATGGTCCACCGTAACCACCACCATAAtaataatcatcatcatcatatattccTTTTAGATAGAGATACACAGATTGTGGTCAGTTTCTATGTACTATAATGTAAGTGATGTATGTAGGTTATGTCCCGCACATTGATAACTTATTAGTGTAACTGGTCCATGGACAGAAAATAAAAATCGTTTGAACTTTTGTACACATGAACAAGCAAAAGATATTCTCATAAAATCTCATGATTTGTTTTACGACCATCAACTTTTATGGTGAAAAAGAAGAGTTTGTTAGTTTTTGTAAAGAGTTATATACAGTAGCTAATGACATCGTTGAAAAATCACCTAACAAAAAGTAACATATCTCTGAAGTGTTACTAAAGATTAGAGAGTTGAAAGTTATAAAGCTGAATAATCTTGGTttctttaatgaaaaaaatttaattagagAGATGGAAGAAAAAATAAGTAAGAACTTTATCACTTTATATTTGGTTGTCAGCATATACTGTACATTCCCTTTTGCATTCAATTTATTCTACTTGGAAtttatcaaatttcaaatctaCCGGTAGGTAACTGGTAAGAATGAGATGGTAAATTCTGttgaaataaaatatcaaacgGAATTACATATCATAATGGGAACTTGACTCTTAATAAATGTTAATGATGCGAAAGAAGACACCAAAGAAAAACTAAGCACATGGGAGAACAGTAtttatcaaatttcaaatcacCACCACGACTATAAAAAAGCTATActactatataattatatattccaTAATCCAGCGGCCGTAGAAAATTCCATAAATTTCGCCATCATTCACTCTATTATAAGAattaaataagaatatataaagaAAGTGTGATTTAAATGTAATCCAACTACAAACAAATACTTACCAAGAGGTACTATGGAAAACtaagataaaacaaaataagaagCATGGATTAACTAATTTTGAAAGAaccctaaaattaaaaataattattcaaaaaGTGTTTAATCATACGAACATATATAGAATCATAAACTAGTAACTTAATTATCCTACACATGCTATCTTTAATTTGTTGAAATGAATAAGCATATGCCAAGAGATTAGCTTGGATATTCCGGAATTCGGacaatgtgtatatataaagttataaacacTTCTATGTTCTTTGGTCGGAAGATGAACATAACCAAGTATTGTCATTATTATGATCATGATCAGAAACACCGTAACCACCATTTTCACCAGTGGTTTTGTTCCCGTTAGCCACTGTGGTCGTCGTCTGAGGAGTAATAGATTGACTCTGCAACATACCAAGACCAAACTGAATATTGCTTCTAGGGTTTGAAATCTGAGTTTGAAGAAGAGACTGTAGATTCATATCCTCAAAGCTGTTGTTAGGGTTTTGATATTGCTGAATCTGTGATCcggag
The Brassica napus cultivar Da-Ae chromosome A1, Da-Ae, whole genome shotgun sequence DNA segment above includes these coding regions:
- the LOC106363957 gene encoding photosynthetic NDH subunit of lumenal location 4, chloroplastic, whose amino-acid sequence is MAGGSYNHIHFVFFCQLHSQKIKDQTLPLPTDKEEENEESSDPTMAISTLTLTSSHYTSSFRPTICSSSSSSSSSFSCLCSSSSSTDGQQKQRSLTGAKKNVFGVGLGLLAATILSITPLDADATRIEYYATVGDPLCEYSYAKSGLGFCDIAVGFGDKAPRGVLVNVHYTARFADGTLFDSTYKRARPLTMRIGVGKVIRGLDQGILGGEGVPPMRVGGKRKLQIPPKLAYGPEPAGCFSGDCNIPGNATLLYDINFVEIYPGSNTR